In Serinus canaria isolate serCan28SL12 chromosome 4, serCan2020, whole genome shotgun sequence, the sequence CTCATCCGCAGGTGGGTGCACCGGGACCCCCCAAATCCACAGAAGCACCACGGGCACCCTGCCCTTAGAGCTGCTCAcacctccctccccacagcGATGGCTCCGTGGGGCCGTGGGTGCCCGTGGCCGGTGACCACGGCCGGTTCAACGCCAGCCTGGCAGATCCCCTGTTCTGCCCCTTCGGGGAGGAGCTGCGCCCGCTCCAGCTCCACCTGGAGGGTCTCTCGGACACCTCCTacctcagcttctccaggcatTTCTTCCTCCGCGACATTGgtgagctcagggcaggagcagcagggtgggggcGGCCAAGAGGCACTCGAGGCTCCGGGGAGAGGGTCTCAGCCCCTGTTCTGAGCCCCCTCTGTCCACAGTGCGTCCTGATCCGCCCCAGGAGCTGATCCTGCAGCAGCGGGGGGAGCAGCTCCACCTGGCCTGGGCCCCCCCGGCCTCCTGGCCGCTCCCCAAGTCCTACTTTGCACTGCTCTACCATCTACAGTACGAGCTCCACAACGGCACCCAGGTAACGGGGGGAGGGTCTCCGCCCAGGGGGaccctgcacaggctgctgcccgtgcccaccctgccctgtgccaaCCCTGCCTCATCCCTGATTCCTcgctgtgcctgggaagatgCTCAGCCACGGCCCCTCCTCactcttctcttctgcttcccttCTTGGGGTGATGAATTGTcacccctgctccccccagcgCTTCCGGGACCAGGGGGTGTTGTGTCCCCCTCCCCGAGGATCTCCCTAGACCATGCCCTGCCCCTTTGCAGGTTGAGCAGTTCGTGGAGGGTGCGGAGGAGACGCCGGTGCTGGCGGGAGCGGGACGGGTGCGAATCAGCTGCCGGGACCCCTACACCCCCCCGgcctggagcccctggagcgCCTGGATGGGCCTCGATGCACCCCAATAACAGTTGCTTGGAGGGTGCTGACCCCACAATCGGAGACCTCCCTTTCCCAGAATCCCCCATCCCTTTACACCTTGGAAAACGATTTTGCCCCTTATTAAAATTCTTTGCCACCACAAACCCTGCTCGGTGTCTATGGGAAGGGAGGTGCTG encodes:
- the LOC103823110 gene encoding interleukin-12 subunit beta-like, coding for MLVLLGLLLFLVPAEALTAFPPKFQVGKLNQDVVVRCDTSEQHISWTLNGEEDPMAELVPEGQKLTILGLDLPATGNYSCWTGPVLLDTTYVVVSSTCEEEINVSCQAESYNGSFHCSWPGPPSAVFRARLIRSDGSVGPWVPVAGDHGRFNASLADPLFCPFGEELRPLQLHLEGLSDTSYLSFSRHFFLRDIVRPDPPQELILQQRGEQLHLAWAPPASWPLPKSYFALLYHLQYELHNGTQVEQFVEGAEETPVLAGAGRVRISCRDPYTPPAWSPWSAWMGLDAPQ